Proteins co-encoded in one Gammaproteobacteria bacterium genomic window:
- a CDS encoding hypothetical protein (Evidence 5 : Unknown function), protein MKARSYRSNKFRAVAVDTPMFTATEDNRPIDSGPIFSQPMATFTLNLIILIAL, encoded by the coding sequence AGAAGTTATCGTTCCAACAAATTTCGGGCTGTCGCTGTGGATACGCCAATGTTTACCGCAACGGAAGACAATAGGCCGATTGACAGCGGCCCTATTTTCAGTCAGCCCATGGCGACCTTTACGCTGAATCTGATCATTTTAATCG